In Nocardia asteroides, the following proteins share a genomic window:
- a CDS encoding peptidylprolyl isomerase, protein MSSHSQDRSVIAILRRVSVGLGAVAALAAIAPAAQAVPAHQAVVPGCAPAAAGAPNGKQWNAEPALTIDPAASYTATLQTTCGTVAIQLDAAAAPRTVNSFAFLAGEGYFDHTRCHRLTTQGIYVLQCGDPTATGMGGPGYKFADENLAGAVYPAGTVAMANAGPGTNGSQFFLVYRDTQLPPNYTPFGTVTAGMDALTTVANAGVAGGGADGTPVADVVFDAVTVAQG, encoded by the coding sequence GTGAGCAGTCATTCGCAGGACCGATCCGTCATCGCCATCCTCCGTCGCGTCTCCGTCGGCCTGGGCGCCGTCGCCGCGCTGGCGGCGATCGCCCCGGCCGCCCAGGCCGTGCCCGCGCACCAGGCGGTCGTCCCCGGGTGCGCGCCCGCGGCCGCGGGCGCGCCGAACGGCAAGCAGTGGAACGCCGAGCCCGCCCTCACCATCGACCCGGCCGCGAGCTACACCGCGACCCTGCAGACCACCTGCGGCACCGTCGCGATCCAGCTCGACGCCGCCGCGGCGCCGCGCACGGTGAACTCGTTCGCCTTCCTGGCCGGCGAGGGCTACTTCGACCACACCCGCTGTCACCGGCTCACCACCCAGGGCATCTACGTGCTGCAGTGCGGCGATCCCACCGCCACCGGTATGGGCGGCCCCGGCTACAAGTTCGCCGACGAGAACCTCGCGGGCGCGGTCTACCCGGCAGGCACCGTGGCCATGGCCAACGCGGGCCCGGGCACGAACGGCAGCCAGTTCTTCCTGGTCTACCGCGACACCCAGCTGCCGCCGAACTACACCCCCTTCGGCACCGTCACCGCGGGCATGGACGCGCTGACCACCGTGGCGAACGCCGGTGTGGCCGGCGGCGGCGCCGACGGGACCCCGGTGGCCGATGTGGTGTTCGACGCGGTGACCGTCGCCCAGGGCTGA